Part of the Clarias gariepinus isolate MV-2021 ecotype Netherlands chromosome 25, CGAR_prim_01v2, whole genome shotgun sequence genome is shown below.
TCTgaacaaaccacacacacacacacacacacacacacaggcacacacacacacacacacacacacacacacacacacacagagttcagtGCAGTCTATaaaatcaaacacaaaatacagaACTAAAAATCTGACTGAGCGTCCCCTGACGGAGCACTGCGGCCCTTAATGCATCAAAAAGAGAACTTTTTaagaataatataattatttactcGATTTATTTCATTGTCTGAATCAAATACTGTCAGGAGTGTCACTTTGGAAAGAGTCGACTCTTTGAATCTTTTGAACTACTCTTCAAattgtacttaagtaaattaaatgtgAACATAACGAATGAGAtacttaataattttattacaacACAAAGATGTAAGACTTATATACGctgatatataattttttacattctgatttttttctttcatcatgAAGCTTTTGATCTgcaaatgcattattttatttatgacatCATCAATacataaatgaacatttcaAAGGGTCAGAATCGTAATAAATGTTGCCTCCTCGGACCACCTtcatttttccatttcattCCATTCCTGGTCAACGCTTCCTCCATACTTTCCCCTATGTATCCTGGCATGTTTAATGGCCGtaagtgtcacacacacacacaaaaccctgCATGTCACTGTCTCCGGGTTTCTGATGGCATTCACTGAAGCGGATATGAAACCGAACAGAAGCCACGTTTCACTGagtgactaaataaataaataaatcaaggaGATAAATACAGCGATCCGTCTCTTTAAGCATGTCGTTAAGTGGACTTCCGCCAGCCCACTAAACCTACCAAGTgtccatgtgtttgtgtgtgtgtgtgtgtgtgagcgagagcgTTAGGCGAGGAGTTATTAGGCCCGCTCTTTGTGCAACACACACCGGCTTTTATTTCCTTCCCCGATTTTTCCCCTGAATTTCCTCGTCTAATTACACTTCCCTTCCTCAGCGGTGATTAATAGGTGCTGCTGCCTCATTTTACTCTCCATTACGCTGCCTGATGCATGCtctcatcatacacacacacacacacagcctggaCCACCGCGGCGGCTATTGTTAGACACAgtaattacccacaatcccccCTGTATGGCCGTGTGTCCTCCCTTCCTCCACCTCTTTACTAGGTTCAGAAAAAAGGACGGGGAAAAAAGAACACGAGTCCATGTTTGTAGGAAGAAACGGATGATGAGAGACGATCTTCAGTGCACAGCCAGCCGTTATCGATAAAAGTTTATGACAGTATTTATTACGGTATAGAATTGATACATCGTAAAAGTTGATTAAAATCAAGAATGTGAAGACGAGTGTTTCTGTACTGCATTTAGTGCTATCTGACTGCAGGTTGAGCTtgctaattttctttttaacagaAGTTTATACATTTATCATAAGTGGGCGGAGCTACAGCAAAAAGGTGACTGTGAACCTTTCAGGCCCTTAAACTAGACGTTGTTATTTAAGATGAACTAAACGGCTCAGCCGCAACAGCGTAAGAAGATGTTCAGTGAACACGACCGAACACTTGCGTTAATTTGGGGACAAAACACAACCATGTTACGCTAAATTACACTAAGTCAAATACACACTGGCTCCGTGCAACTGTTCAAatcagattaaacacacactaatgaaaCCGGGATGTAAAAAACGGTTATAGTCcggtaaaaaaaagtataggaaaaacatttaaattatatttttatatgataatagtaatattatattCCGAATAGCATTATGGAAAAATTACTTATGCACATTTAtgcaaagtgcaaaaaaatcacATGGTCACCTTCTTTCAATATTTCAAAGCGCTGTCCTACGCGAACTCTACCTTGATTACAAAATTACGGTGGCCGAGaattgcaaaacaaaacaacaattaaaccaaaaacaataacaaattttttaaaactaaataacaaaataaaaactaaataacaacacTTAAACCAAACTAAcataaccaaaaacaaaacaacaaaacctaaaacaaaataccaaataagaaaacacaacaacaattcAGTCAAACCGGAAAAGCTAGGTATAGTTTGCGGATGAAATTCTTACCactgattggatgagacatctgtcactcaaaatatacaggaagtactgcagCCACACGGATGTGTGATTGATGTATGATGTATGATTGTAagatgtattttcatttaaggattcatttcagtattttagaattatacagcactttggtcgactaagttgtgttaaatgtgttttaaaaatgattctgACTTCACTTGATAGTACTTCTTGTATGTCTTAAGTGACAGATATCTCATCTAATCAGcgataagaatttaatttgcaaactatacctaccttttccagtTTGAGTgaattgttgttgtgttttttcatttggtattttgtttctggatatttctttctgttttctgatttgttatattgtattcagttttgttgttttgtttttgaatttgttattttgtttttttatttgttattttgtgttcagtttagttgttttgttttccttttgtttttgtttttttatttgttattttgtgttcagtttagttgttttgttttccttttgttattttgtttttgaatttgttattttgtgttcagttttgttgttttgttttccttttgttattttgtttttaaatttgttattttattttgcacttctCAGCCACCGTACAAAATGTTCAATGCTTCTCTGCACATCCCTTATTGTTCATTTACATCTCCTAATTTTTAACTCTATATCAGCCAAAGTTTCCTCATCAAATAATAATATCTGAGCCTTTCAAAAACATTCATGAAAGTTTTGCATAgtgaaataatcttttttttttttctttcttaaaacacaTCTATTTGGATGAATTTGTCATgatattcaaataaatattcattaattGTTCAGACATTTCATCATTAAAATGATTCAACATTTAATGGGAATCTTTGAGGTGAAACATAAGCCAGTTACATCTTTAACCTTTAGACATGAAAGAAGGAAAGCTGGCACATGGCTGGTACATTGTtgtttttaacatatttaatgCTTATTAGAATGGCATGGATCATGCATGTCATCAAATGTGAAGTTTATTTGTgcacaattatttattattattaatgtttaattatagtGATACAGTTTAAGAATAATtatcacacaagagggagtgctgaCATgaattggtggctcagtggaagGTTTCTCGGCTGCCATGCgggaggcctgggttcgattcccacctcccAGACGGAACCTCCTCAACAACTGCCAATCACTGAGACAATATTAACACCAATGATGTGAAATGTAACCCAAAATAGTTTTGGTATATCTAAGCTAGCTAAGTGGCATTTCCTTTATCAGCTAGGAGCTCAATACTGTTTTGACAATGCTAATTTTATAAAAGTCTTATGATGCTTATGCAGACGAGTGGAAAAGTTTTTTAACCCAACTTTCAGGGAAAATAAATGCTCTTTTTACGTGTTTTGGTACTGTGAAACTGTTCAGCTGTGTTTAAGTaagtgaagctttttttttctttttgtagtagaaaaatattttatataaatataataattatgtatatttgatttgttttgcaAATTCTATCGTAAACATTCTACaaataatagaaatatactATAAATAACTTTTCTTATTTCAAAAACCATCAGCTTCACTCAACTCCTACTTCTACTTCATCATCaacttctcctcctcctcctcctcctcctcctactactactactaataataataaactttattccAATGATAACATTGGCAGTTATTCAAAAGTGAATTGTAGCAGTTTGAAGGTAGTTTGTAGACTTAATAGAGTCTAACCTCACACAGGGGGTGGATCAAATCTGATATAAGGACAAACCTTGTGCACTAAACTACCAAATAGAATGCTCTTATAGATACTACAATACATCTATGGTGATCTATGGGCTATGACTAAAAGTTCATAGCAAGTCTTGACAAATAGTAGGAGGTCAGAGAGAAATCCTTGACAATTTATAGCAATTCACGAGGTGCAGTGCGTACGTTGTTACACTTACCGTAGTAGGTAAATCTTGACAATTCTTAGACGGTTCTTAGACGGTTCTTAGACAGTTCAACAGAGTTTGGCATGATTCATAGATGAGTCTTGGGTAACTCATGAGCACAACTTAACATCTTAGTCTATTCTAATGTGTATTCAGTCGATAGATGATTAGGACATGTGATGTCACAAAGTTGAGAAATGGTCaagaattttaatttattacaatttagCGTGCTGACACCAAAACCAACATCTCTGTATGTttgaaacaattttattttcatttaaacgaTCTCATCtctgtctacagtatgtgtgtaatcATCAGCACTAGTTTGATAAACTTGagaatactgtacatgaatattattacatatataatgctatatttataaaacatatcAATGTGTACTTTTTCACTTAGCatgcatgaatgaataaatgaatgaatgaatgaaatccATATTTGAAACAATTGCATATGCTATAATGAAGATCCTCAGGTTGTGATATGAATACACACTAATGCTTACTGGACTTTCAGCTTTCATGccagagtgtgtgaggtctTTTGGGTAGGTGTGTGTATTTGACTTTGTAGAGTGTGTGGGATTCAGTGCTCTCTGTGAGGTCCTTGTTTAACTGTATGAggtttgattgtgtgtgtgtgtgtgtgtgtgtgtgtgtgtgtgtgtgtgtgtgtgtgtgtgtgtttgcttggtgtgtgtgatgagagACCAACAGCACAGGACAGATAAACCACAGCTGGGTGATTTTCTTAAAGtttcacaaacaaacacacaaacacacacacacacacacacacatacagtgatgCACATAGACACACATGCACGTGCACAAGTAGAGATCAGAAGAATGTGGGTCAGTCAGTGGGACTTACTTGGCTTTCAGCTGTATTTCATTCACTAAGAAGATTATACTCCCTTTTCGTATGAAAACTatagaccacacacacacacacacacacacacacacacacacacacaccaaagagCTCTGGGCTTCACATTCACTTATCCAGAGGTCATTATAGCTCACTTTTCAGTAAAGGCAGTCTTCCAAAGCAGATCTCTAACCAGGTCAAAGGAGTGTTTTGTTTTCCCAGTCCTCTCCATCGAGAAAGagtaatatttaaaagtataagTTGATATCAGATTACAGAATaatctatttctattttaatctgTCCTTGTCAGctacgttaaaaaaaaaaaaaatttcttgggACGCATTTGACTAAAGAAAATTCTAGAATTCATAGATGTGCAAATTAAACCAGTTCTGAGAGCAGTTCTAGAACAGGAACCAGCTTGACTAAAGCCGTTCTGTGATTCTAGAACTGTTCTCAGGACAGTTGTTTTGGGAGGGgttaaattttagtttaaaaatttCTCCAACCAAATATGCCCTTAGACTTAAACTCatcactgcgtgtgtgtgtgtgtgtgtgtgtcctccctTGGATATATCCATCCATATTTCACCTTAACCTTGGTGACCAAATGAAActtatttactattattattattattattattattattattattattaataataataataataataataataataataatgtcagttTTTTGTGGAGATCAGACACAGGGTCAAAACTGTCATAATCCAGTCTAAACCAAGATATAAAAAACAAGCCCCCACACCATGCCAccaccccccaacacacacactcctcttttCAAGCATTGAGTGTGTTGTGCTGTGTGAGCAGTTTGACAGTGTAAATAAAGCACTGACAGCACAGATGCACAGGAGGATGCTAtgatgactctgtgtgtgtgtgtgtgtgtgtgtgatattgtaGCAGGTATATCGTGAGCACTGGGGTAAgaagcaatgtgtgtgtgtgtgtgtgtgtgtgtggttaatgaACAATCACATCAGAAAGATTAGTGTACTGTTGAATTCTAAGTAGATCTAAGTACAGTTGGTGATGATTGGCACATTTTTCTGCATTTGACAAACTAAGATCATTACTGtggtataagagaaataaatcaCTGTTAATGGGAAGTGATGACGTTCTGGATGTTAAGAGTTCCGCCGCTTCACAACCATCATTCTTTCCCTAAAACAGCATGTTTTATTCTATACATAAATTCCTCAGTATTTAAGAACTAAAAGTTTGAGCCCTGATACTTCCAGGTcactgaaatatattttaactttaatctcGCCTTTCCTACAGTAGGACCATAGATTAGGGTGATTcctcttcttgtttttcttcccAGATTCCTGTTATGAGCTCTGTGCATGCTTTCTGTTCTGGATCATTTcagtttgctgtttaaaaaaatataaataaataaaaaaaatatttttttgctttgatactttttatgattttaaacccttcttcctttcttcctctctagactccttccttcctttcttatttattagtttgttacTTTCCTTCTTCTTTCCTTTCCCATTTCTTTTTGgctcttttctttcattctttccttaTTTATGTCTTCCTTCCTTAGTTGCTGTTCTAAAAtctctagatagatagatatcgatttgtattgtttttttagtgAATGTTATACTTTCAGGAAGAAACTGTTTCTTCCTTCTTGTCCTTTTGTTCATCCCTCCTTTCCCTCCATTCTGCATTCATTCCTTCTCATTTTACTGGTTTCTTATTatcgtttttctttttatccattgctgtttaaaaaaatatgacttTTGATTTGCGGTtttgttttcatatttttatacttttaaaccATCCATCCTTCCTTCCTCCCTCTTTAGCACACTTCCTTCCTGTCTTTTCTGTGCTTtatccttcctttctttccttccttccttcctatGTGGCCCCTTCCTTACTTTTGGAATTcccttcaggatcaataaaatacctttttttagtatttatgtTTGcttccctccttctctcttccCTTCCGTCATCTCTAGCCTCCATCTATTCTTACTCTGTAGCCGCATACCGTTCCTGCCTTGCTTCGCTGTACCCTTCTAAGCCCCAACGTAGTCTCAGAGAGAGAGGATAAAAACATATCGAGGTTATGATATATTTTTACTATAGTGGGCGATGTAAATGCAGTGTAAATgctattactgtatgtgtgcatgagaTGCAATTGGTTCTAATATTTTTGGTTAATTCATGCACACAACCATGCAAAACCATTTCCATATATTAGAATAGATGTCTGcgtaaatatgttttattaccTTTGCAGGGCATGAAGTACTTGGCATCTCATATAAAACAGGACATGTGGCCTATATGCATCTGTACATTTAGGATCAAATAAGAATCAGGACTGCTGAGTAGGATGTGGAAATACACCCTGGATAAGGCTCGTTCACACATTGAGGCAATTTAGAGTTAACCTACAAGGATGGAAACAAGAGCTCAGGACCAAAACCAGGATCATGGAGCCATGAGACAGCAACGCAACCTGCTAATCACTGTACTGCCTGTCATTATATGATATATGAAGAATTTATGCAAATGATCCACCGtgaaacactaaacacacacacccacacgtaAAGATTAGAAGAAGTCACGAATGTGGCCCTcgatgcagaaaaaaacaagcttcTTTACTTTCGTGTGTGTTTCTTCTCAGTGGACATGACAAGTGTGAGCATCACGCACACATCTGCGTCTCTCTGTCACAGTGGCATGAATGTGGCACCACACACACGCGCCTCCTGACAGGCCATGGGTCCGGGCCGCGTGTGCAGATCAAGCCCCCCTGCATGCAGATTGTGTTTAAATTATGCGCGCCATGTCAGGTTGTTGTGCTGGCCGTGACACGTGTCACCGAACCGCCGCGTCTCGGCTCGTGCTAACGATGCGCGTGAGCGTCCTGCAGCCAGCCACCCCACCCCCGCCCCATCAGGCCcagcatgtgtatgtgtatatatatatatatatatgtgtgtgtgtgtttgtgcgtgtcaTAGACGGAGTGTATCCCGAGTGTCTTCTGCATGAGAAAAGAGACGGACAGCTCTGTCTGTACCTGCTGGATAGGGGGTGGTGCTCTcacaaaaggataaaaaaaaaaaaaaacctacacacacatttttatgacacatatacatacatacatatactgtacacacatcatattcatgaaaatacactgtgtgagaagtgtgtgtccgtgtgtatAGAATTCACAGTAAAACTTTTGTTTTGTACTGACATCATTGTGGATGGAAATACACACACGTCTGTAACACAATGTTCTAACATGTCGTCAAAGGTTCTTCGGTAGTTCTTTAAGAACGACACTACACTTATAAAGCCAGTGCTGAGAAAACATCATGTGGCCATCCAGTGTTGCAGCACCATAGGTACAGTACAGGTACAGTAGATAGAACTCCTTCCTATATAAGGTGCACCATGTGTAACAACCAGCTTCATTAAGATACTATCACACTTGTACacacaacattattattatatttattttcacattttgttccTTGTGTGAGGCTCcaaatttttttactaaaattaaAGACACAAACAAGCGAAATTGTATGTAAGAATTTGTAtccaattcttttaaaaaatctcaGTCTACGAATGTCGATCAAACATAACATGCAtgaatttcatttttataaggcgcgtttaagtcaaactgggacagaTAACCTGTGGAAGTGACGCATCTGTatatgggaactgtacacacaatcattcctGAACACCGCTTCCACATTACAGGGCATTTTTGCCAcatgctccaagccattttcacatgtctgagccatcaaaggagttcctgggaggccagcgttttagacgtgAATCAGGCAGCctaatcatggctctggcattctgagaaaaaaaaaaagtttttggtgTTCCAGTTTAACTCAAACACCccctatttaataataataaaaaaaaaaaaacttctattgAAACATTGCCCAAATTGTACTGTCATGACTTAAGTCGTCCTCCATCACATGCACCGATTAGACAAATAGAATATAAAGACATTTAACATGACTTAAAAAgccaaactttttttgtaagaGATACAAACGAATGGGGTACAGCAGTTTTAGTTACATTTCATTTCAGTCATGATGGCTTGGTTCAGGAAGTGCAAACTACAGTATTAGTGATGTATTAGTATTTGATCTTAGTGCCACTAGACAAAATGAGATGGTGGTTGTTGCGGTGGTGCAGTAAAATATGTCCAGGCAATAATTTGAATTGGTCCATTACTGCATCATAACAAATTTGCATAAAATTgagaaaatatgaattaaatataGTCATGCAAGTGGTGATCTATTGCTTTGTCAGTTtcattttttgtctttcttcacCTCGGAGACATCTTGGACATTTCCTTGAGACTAAACCCTAGGTGAGACTCCAGATGCTTAACATAAGCTGAAGAAGTCCTGAATTTAGAATCACACTCCCCACAAAGAAACAATGGATTCCTAGAGTCCAGATTCTTCAAAAACTTGGTCCCTCCTGTTCTCCTGAGCTGGTACTTCACGTTAGCGAGCCAGTGTGAGACCGTGGTCATTAAGAGACCTGTGAACTTGCAGATTTTTACACGTTCACGAGGACAGAGGTCCGTTACGATGTAGCGACCTTCCGGCGTCTGTCGCAGGCTTGAAGCGAACTCGGCTTGAAGAATGAGAAGGTGCTGAGGGTTCCAGTTGGATTGGCGACCTTTTTGCTTCTGCGCGAAAGAAAAGTTCTCAGTCAGATCTTCAAATGAACTTCCTTCTGTGTCAGATTTTGCTAAAAGGCATGGTGGAGATGAGGACATGGAAGTATGCTGGCTACTGAGGCTTTTTACCATTTTTGAGATGTCCATGAGGGCATTCTCCTGTGGGTTTACAGAATCTGAGGGTGAGAAGTGATGAGGCCTGCTTCCGTTAGCTTTGTTGATGGTGTTGATAATGCTTTCTTTATCAATGCTGCTGGTAATGCTTTTGCATTTTCGCAGATCTATAGGCTGGTCAGTGTCCTTGTCTGTGTCAAGCATCTCGTCTCTCCTATCAGATGATGAATAGTGGCCCGTTTTGTCTATTACTCTGTTGCTGATCTTGTACAACACTGAGAGTGGATCAGAGGACGAGCTGACCAATTTGGAGGCTTTGGGAAGGTGCGTGTTCACAACTAACTGTAGTGAACAAAGAGGGCTGATAAAAGGTCTCTCAGTTGAATGATCATAAACCATCCCTAAACTGTGCCCGTTTTTGATGGGTGATTTGCCTAATTCTAGACTAACGTTCTTACTCTGGCTTTCTACCAGGATCTCCACTGGTTCCACTTTACACATATATCCATTTGCCTTTGTATCAACACTTACTAGGTTTTCTTTCAGTAATGGCGATGTTGATTTGGCTGCAGCTGCATCCTCCATTCtttcttccctttctttcttcatCAAGATGTTTTCTGAGACATCCATGGTAGATACACTGTTCCTATGGGACTGTCTGGAATGAGTGTAAATCAGTGATCTGGGATCAGGTTCAAGTGATTGAAGGTTGCTGTTGATGGCTGTCTGAACACTTTGAACCACTGGAGGGAGGACAAATGGCTTTGCAGTTCCCTGAAGCTGATAAGCAGCATGGATGCTGGAGTATCCTCCCCAGGTGGGCGTACCTGTCTGAGCTTTACTGATGGCACTGGACACTGTGTTCTCCAAAGACTTCAGAATGTCCAGTCCTCCTTTAGCAGCCTCTTCAAGGTCCTCCTCTTTAAGATAGTTGAATAATATGGGGTCCAAACTCACCTCATCCATCTCCTCTTTGATTTTTCTCTCTGCAATTTCACTAACCTCCCCCGTCTCCTTCTTGGCCTCTGAACCAAAAGACAGCGCAGGTGACACTGACTGGAGTTTAAGAATGGTGTTTGTAGGAGGCAAGGGAATTGACTGGATGTTTTCTTCCACATTTTGGTCAAACACTAGCTGCTTTCCCTTcttcagtgcagtgtgtgtgactTTCAGGAAGTGACCTGTAACCATCATGTGTGCTGTGAGTTGCTGCAGGGTGTCATGGGAGCTCCCACACTCCATACACTTTAGAATCTGTGCTTTGCGTTCCTCAAACTGCCAAGCGTAGCTTGCACCATTCTGGTATCCGTACCGATTGTTAGGAGTAACAAAAGGATTAATAGTGCCCTTCATCTGAACCATCGAAGCCACTCTAGAGGAACATGTGATTGACTTTGGGGAACAAGGGGGAATTAGGGAGTCatgaaataatctttttttggcTGATGGCACCAGTTTGGTGGCCAAAGCCGTCACAGGCTCTTTAAGAGGCACTTTCTGGTAATGCTTAGTCTTAATCATGTGGACGCTCAAGTCCTGTAAAGACTCAAAGGAGTGACCACAGAACATGCACTTTAGCACTTTCTGGGCATCTTCTTTGCCCTCCATCTCCAACAAGGATCGCTTGCGGGGCTTCAACCAATGTTTGCCATtattctcttcctctttttcatGGTTGTCATCATGGTAATGACCAGTATCGTTCATGTGAACTGTAAGACCTACTAGTGTGTCGTATGCAGCATTGCAGTCCTTGCACTTGAACTTGCTCGCACCAGTCAAAACGGAGCCGTAGAGTTTGTGGTTTTGCCGGTAGAGCTGGACCGTACTGAACAGGTTTGGCTCTAGTGATAAATGGTGATGAGTTTGTTGGAGTGTTTTAGCTACAGCAGCCTGATGCCAGTCATAAACTTCGCTGGCACCATTAGAAGCCTTAACGTTGCAGTTATTACCCGTGCAGCCATTTGAACTGCTGTCTGCTTTTCCATTAAAGATATTTCGATTGGCATTGCTTGGTCTGTTAATTAGGTAATTCCCATCGGTATTCGTGCTAGCTGTGCTGGATGTAGCTGACCCGCTTTCCATGATATTCATCACAACGTTGGACCAGGAGGCATTAGAGATCAGGCCTGCACAAACGGCTTTTGTCTGAGCTAGGGCATCCGGGACGCTGTTGTCCGATCTGCCATGCACTTCTTCCTCTTCGTGTCCTTCTTCCTTCGAAGAAACGCTGGTAAAATCAGGGATCTGATCACTAGAGTCGCTACGTGGGGAAAGATAACCAGTATCAGGGTTGGTACCATCACTGGTAGGGGAGTCCTGGAATCTCTGAGACCCTTTTGCATCCTCTTCCTCTTCAAATATGTATTCATCATTGTTGTCTTGAAGTTGCTTGTCTTCAAAAGTGGCTGCTTTGATCTTGACCGTTGGAAGGTACGCTGAGAAACAAAGAGatagagacaaagaaatcagtCTCAATTAAGAAAACCTATTAAAGCTAGTCCTTTCTGTTTTGTGGTGTTTTGTTATATCTGTAGCTTTAAGCTatgtttcattaattttttttctcgctACATTCATTTTCTTGCCTATAAAATAACCTCATATATAACATCCTGAGACTTGACAAGCGCAATAAGCAGAAACACAATTAGCGCACACGCTTTCAGTACTAATATGCATGCATAATCAATGACCATTGCTTCTGGTgcttacacaaacaaacagaatataTGAAAGCGGGAGAAAACAGGCTGAAGGAGGTCATGCTTCATTCCCTGTACTACTTGTCTCTATGGggatgtatagtgtgtgtgtgtgtgtgtgtgtgtcctagcATCAGTCTCTCTTGATGAAACAGATGTGCTGATGAAACTGTTAAGTGCAcctga
Proteins encoded:
- the LOC128513186 gene encoding teashirt homolog 1-like isoform X1; its protein translation is MARRKQREPRKSAAYLPTVKIKAATFEDKQLQDNNDEYIFEEEEDAKGSQRFQDSPTSDGTNPDTGYLSPRSDSSDQIPDFTSVSSKEEGHEEEEVHGRSDNSVPDALAQTKAVCAGLISNASWSNVVMNIMESGSATSSTASTNTDGNYLINRPSNANRNIFNGKADSSSNGCTGNNCNVKASNGASEVYDWHQAAVAKTLQQTHHHLSLEPNLFSTVQLYRQNHKLYGSVLTGASKFKCKDCNAAYDTLVGLTVHMNDTGHYHDDNHEKEEENNGKHWLKPRKRSLLEMEGKEDAQKVLKCMFCGHSFESLQDLSVHMIKTKHYQKVPLKEPVTALATKLVPSAKKRLFHDSLIPPCSPKSITCSSRVASMVQMKGTINPFVTPNNRYGYQNGASYAWQFEERKAQILKCMECGSSHDTLQQLTAHMMVTGHFLKVTHTALKKGKQLVFDQNVEENIQSIPLPPTNTILKLQSVSPALSFGSEAKKETGEVSEIAERKIKEEMDEVSLDPILFNYLKEEDLEEAAKGGLDILKSLENTVSSAISKAQTGTPTWGGYSSIHAAYQLQGTAKPFVLPPVVQSVQTAINSNLQSLEPDPRSLIYTHSRQSHRNSVSTMDVSENILMKKEREERMEDAAAAKSTSPLLKENLVSVDTKANGYMCKVEPVEILVESQSKNVSLELGKSPIKNGHSLGMVYDHSTERPFISPLCSLQLVVNTHLPKASKLVSSSSDPLSVLYKISNRVIDKTGHYSSSDRRDEMLDTDKDTDQPIDLRKCKSITSSIDKESIINTINKANGSRPHHFSPSDSVNPQENALMDISKMVKSLSSQHTSMSSSPPCLLAKSDTEGSSFEDLTENFSFAQKQKGRQSNWNPQHLLILQAEFASSLRQTPEGRYIVTDLCPRERVKICKFTGLLMTTVSHWLANVKYQLRRTGGTKFLKNLDSRNPLFLCGECDSKFRTSSAYVKHLESHLGFSLKEMSKMSPR
- the LOC128513186 gene encoding teashirt homolog 1-like isoform X2 — protein: MARRKQREPRKSAAYLPTVKIKAATFEDKQLQDNNDEYIFEEEEDAKGSQRFQDSPTSDGTNPDTGYLSPRSDSSDQIPDFTSVSSKEEGHEEEEVHGRSDNSVPDALAQTKAVCAGLISNASWSNVVMNIMESGSATSSTASTNTDGNYLINRPSNANRNIFNGKADSSSNGCTGNNCNVKASNGASEVYDWHQAAVAKTLQQTHHHLSLEPNLFSTVQLYRQNHKLYGSVLTGASKFKCKDCNAAYDTLVGLTVHMNDTGHYHDDNHEKEEENNGKHWLKPRKRSLLEMEGKEDAQKVLKCMFCGHSFESLQDLSVHMIKTKHYQKVPLKEPVTALATKLVPSAKKRLFHDSLIPPCSPKSITCSSRVASMVQMKGTINPFVTPNNRYGYQNGASYAWQFEERKAQILKCMECGSSHDTLQQLTAHMMVTGHFLKVTHTALKKGKQLVFDQNVEENIQSIPLPPTNTILKLQSVSPALSFGSEAKKETGEVSEIAERKIKEEMDEVSLDPILFNYLKEEDLEEAAKGGLDILKSLENTVSSAISKAQTGTPTWGGYSSIHAAYQLQGTAKPFVLPPVVQSVQTAINSNLQSLEPDPRSLIYTHSRQSHRNSVSTMDVSENILMKKEREERMEDAAAAKSTSPLLKENLVSVDTKANGYMCKVEPVEILVESQSKNVSLELGKSPIKNGHSLGMVYDHSTERPFISPLCSLQLVVNTHLPKASKLVSSSSDPLSVLYKISNRVIDKTGHYSSSDRRDEMLDTDKDTDQPIDLRKCKSITSSIASDSVNPQENALMDISKMVKSLSSQHTSMSSSPPCLLAKSDTEGSSFEDLTENFSFAQKQKGRQSNWNPQHLLILQAEFASSLRQTPEGRYIVTDLCPRERVKICKFTGLLMTTVSHWLANVKYQLRRTGGTKFLKNLDSRNPLFLCGECDSKFRTSSAYVKHLESHLGFSLKEMSKMSPR